A DNA window from Trichosurus vulpecula isolate mTriVul1 chromosome 2, mTriVul1.pri, whole genome shotgun sequence contains the following coding sequences:
- the FXYD2 gene encoding sodium/potassium-transporting ATPase subunit gamma: MDRLYFGSPKADEDRFSYDYDTVRNGGLIFAGLAFIVGLIIILGKKLRCGGKKKHRQIDEDEL; the protein is encoded by the exons ATGGATAGACTATATTTTG gTAGTCCCAAGGCGGACGAGGACCGATTCAGCTATG ATTATGACACTGTCAGGAATGGAGGCCTGATTTTTGCTGGCTTGGCATTCATTGTGGGACTGATCATCATCCTAG GCAAAAAGCTTCGATGTGGGGGCAAGAAAAAACACCG GCAAATCGATGAAGATGAACTTTAA